The stretch of DNA aaaaaccatctacaggtttcaagaactacacgtttTCCCAAAcctatatttaattaatgatttataaaaatttcattttgggtaagcaaaaagataaataaaatataataaaatatcgaaatagaaagtggaaatgggcgggaaaaaattTTGACGGCATTTtcgttataatatatatatagatgacaGGTGTTAGAGGACGATATCATGCAGGACGCAGTGGTTCTAGACCTAACTCATCTGGGTCTACTGCTGCTTCCACCTCATCTACTATAGCACCACATATTTTGGGGGATATTTCACCGGCCTCCCTCCCATCAGCATCTCCTGTTGCTATCCCTGCAGTTGCTTCTTCACCGACCCTTCCTGCAGAGTCACCAGTACATCCATCATCTCACTCGACTTCCAGTCATTTTACATCCCAACCATTACATGTTATAGAGCAAGATGACGATgggtaactttaatttttttttattttttttttacattatgacatgtattaatttttatactaattattattatttgtatacaGGAGCATCTTTTGTCGTACAATTATTATCTCCCATATTATATCGACAATCTTCAAGAAACGTCTTCATAAGGAAGGTCATGTTTGGAAAGAAGTGCCTTCGGAGACAAAGGGCTTGTATTGGGATGAATTTGctgtattaaattcaaattaataatatatatatatttcaactattaatgtagaaatgtttaaattatttaatcttttttttttttttacagaaaatttTTCAGTGGGATCCTGCAATTGATGCATTAGTGAGAAGAGAGTGGGCACAAAAAGCAGCGAAATGATATATCGACAACATTCGTAAGTGGCATGCCAATGGAAAACCGATCTTTGTGCCAGATGATGTTTGGGATAGCTGGATGCAGAAATGGGAACAAGATGAAGCTTTCAAGAAACGGTCTACACAAGCATCGCTGAACCGTTTGAGTGAGACAGGTGGCCTTGGGGCTGGTCCTTCCCGCCATACTGGGGGTTCTATATCTTCAGCAGAGCATAAAAGACGAATGgtgagaaatttaatttatttaattttttaatatttaattttttttttattaacatggttaattttatatcattttttttttagacacatGAGTTTGGGAGAGAGCCTACACTGATTGAATTGTTTGAACGAACTCATTCTAAAAAAACTGAGGAAGGACATATGGTGTATGTCGACAGATGTTCTTCGAGTGTCGctgtaagttttttttaattgtaagtaatatcatttttataattaacataaactttaatattcataattgatttattttattttcttcattaaactGTTGTAGGAAATGTATGGACAGTTGCTAGAGCAGGCAACTCAACCAAATGAAGGGTCTGAGGAGCCTCAGCAGCCAGATTGCGATCAGATATTGATCCAGGCTGCCGgggggaaaaataagaagaagaggatttacGGCACGGGATCTTTatcccaatcaaaattttctgatGTTGGCAGCTCATCCTCTGTCTCATCTGGTCTTAATGAAAACCCAGTTATACAAGAAATGACAGAGAAATTAAAAGTGCAGTCGGAGCAGATAAATTTGCAGGCGGAGCAGATAAATTCACAAGCGGAGCAGATAAATTTGCAAGCGGAGCAGATAAATTCGCAGGCTCATGAGCTGAGCGATGTTCAACGACAGATGTTTGAGATGCGATTTTTGATTGAACAACTTACTGCATCTACTCGCGGTATtgttccttcttcctcttcttctcagccACAATCGACTCATTAACTTGACTCACCTAATGTTGATGATGATTTAGATGATTAGTTTTTGtagttatttttatgtaacGATTGGTATGTAACAGACAATTATATTAGCATGTAATAGACAATTATTAGTATcttgtttgaatattaatttttatattataaatataaattttagaatttttatataatttgtttaataaataattataaataaattttaaaattaaaataaaattaaaaaatatataacttttaGCGATGAAAACAAATTGTGTCgctaacaattttaaaaaaaattaatagattgcgacggaattattccgtcgcaatcaatttttaatatatatttttaatttttttaatttacttcagcgacggaattttccgtcgctataattaaattaataaaaattctaaaacttatAGAGACGGAATTTTCCATCGctataattaattgaataaaaattcaaaaaaattcgtagcgacggaattttccatcgctataattaaattaaaaaacattctAAAACTACTAGCGACGGAAATTTCCGTCgctatattaattgaataaaaaattctaaactaatAGCAACGGATATTTTCGGtcgctataattaatttaataaaaaaatttaaaatattataaatttcgTCTggaaaattattcaaataaaaaaattctaaaatatagcgacgggatatttcatcgctaataaaaaataagaatctcttatttttttaaaaaaaaaattgcgacggaatattttcgtcacactttttaaaaaaaaaataaaaaattcttattttttattagcgacggaatattccgtcgctatattttaaatattttattttttaaaataatagcgacggaattttgagtagctaataaaaaaaattagaattttttattttttttaaaaatattgtgaCGAAAATATTACGTcgcaattttttttcaaaaatacacttagcgacggaaatatttcCGTTGCTAAAACGTCGCTAATATAGCGAAGGATCTGTcgcaaaaaaaatttagcgacccagactttagcgacggaaaatgtCCGTCGCTAAAGACATTTTGCGACGGATTTtcggatttagcgacggaaaaattccgtcgctaaatcccgaaattcttgtagtggtagtcgatacgcttactcataattgtaccaaaaatcatgttaaacccctaatcttgtgaagattttaattacacttccaaataaaatttcacttaaaaacatatgaaattatcttcattccaccattggaaataaaaaaaaaaagaattttttttttcgaccaatcacggcaaaaatgaagaaattacacttacgtctcattgttcgatttgatcgctaatacttttgtttcaacatgaaataaacaaaagattgttctactaactaaattaaagtgtattccatgttctattgactttttgtaaataaattacgacgatttgaattttcggccggaatttgagctgccaaaaaactgtttccacacagatttttttcgatatcataataatcgtctagaaattctggttcatatcatataatgttttttagatatctgtgttttggagcattccctgcaatcaattctgTTACTcttaattgtaccgaaaatcacgataaacccctaatcttgtgaagatttcaattatatttccaaataaaattacacttaaaaacatatgaaattatcttcattccaccattgaaaattttaaaaaaatgaaaattttattttcgaCCAAacacgagaaaaatgaagaaattacccttacatcccattgttcgatttgatagctaatatttttgtttcaacatgaaacaaccaaaaggttgttctactaacaaaattaaagtgtattccatgttctcttggcttttcgtaaaagaattacgacgatttgactttccagctggaattttagctgttcaaaaaactgtttccgatcagatttttctcgatgtcataataatcgtatagaaattctggttcgtatcatatatatttttttagatatctttgttttggagcactccctgcaatcgattctgttacttataattgtaccgaaaatcacgttaaacccctaatcttgtgaaaatttcaattacacttccaaaaaaaattacacttaaaaacatatgaaattatcttcattccacaattgaaaattaaaaaaaaaaagaaatattttttcgaccaatcacgggaaaaaatgaagaaattacccttacgtcccattgttcgatttgatagCTAATACTTTACTTTCAATATGAAATAACCAAAAGGTTgctctactaacaaaattaaagtgattccatgttctcttgggttttcgtaaatgaattacgacgatttgactttccggtaggaattttagctttccaaaaaactgtttccaatcagatttttttcgttgtcataataatcgtatagaaattctggttcatatcatatatttttttttagatatctttgttttggagcactccttgcaatcgattctgttactcataattgtaccgaaaatcacgttaaacccctaatcttgtgaagatttcaattacacttccaaaaacaattacacttaaaaacatatgaaattatcttcgttccaccattgaaaattaaaaaacgaaagaaattttttttccaccaatcacggggaaaaaaaggaaattacCCTTAcatcccattgttcgatttgatcgcaaatacttttgtttcaacatgaaacaacaaaaaggttgttctactaactaaattaaagtgtattgcatgttctattggcttttcgtaaatgaattacaacgattTAACTTTTCAATCGGAATTTTAACTGCCCAAAGAACTATTTTCGATCAagtttttttcgatgtcataataatcatatagaaactctggttcatatcatataattttgtttagatatctttgttttggagcactcttTGTAGTCGATGcacttactcataattgtaccaaaaatcacgttaaacccctaatcatgTGAagtttttaattacacttccaaataaaattacacttaaaaacataagaaattatctttattataccatcgaaaataaataaaaaaaaaatttcgaccaatcacgggaaaaaggaagaaattacc from Diospyros lotus cultivar Yz01 chromosome 6, ASM1463336v1, whole genome shotgun sequence encodes:
- the LOC127804517 gene encoding uncharacterized protein LOC127804517 is translated as MTGVRGRYHAGRSGSRPNSSGSTAASTSSTIAPHILGDISPASLPSASPVAIPAVASSPTLPAESPVHPSSHSTSSHFTSQPLHVIEQDDDGSIFCRTIIISHIISTIFKKRLHKEGHVWKEVPSETKGLYWDEFAKWEQDEAFKKRSTQASLNRLSETGGLGAGPSRHTGGSISSAEHKRRMTHEFGREPTLIELFERTHSKKTEEGHMVYVDRCSSSVAEMYGQLLEQATQPNEGSEEPQQPDCDQILIQAAGGKNKKKRIYGTGSLSQSKFSDVGSSSSVSSGLNENPVIQEMTEKLKVQSEQINLQAEQINSQAEQINLQAEQINSQAHELSDVQRQMFEMRFLIEQLTASTRGIVPSSSSSQPQSTH